A window of the Cystobacter fuscus genome harbors these coding sequences:
- a CDS encoding DUF1349 domain-containing protein yields MGSKRFGRRTILGAGVGALLVPTIVEKAAAAPSAGKGAGTTMEDGIWLNEPKVWKRAEGVLEVTTDKSTDFWRETHYGFTRDSGHFLGVRTGASFTAQLRVEAAYEQLYDQAGIMVRVDNRRWVKAGIEMSDGQAMLSSVLTNGKSDWATGPYAHDSRSFWMRATVAKGVLRLQVSADGKTWPLVRLAPFPEAASYQVGPMCCTPERAGLSVRFSEFRLTPPLGKDLHDLT; encoded by the coding sequence ATGGGCTCGAAGAGATTCGGACGAAGGACGATCCTCGGCGCGGGAGTGGGTGCGTTGCTGGTGCCGACGATCGTCGAGAAGGCCGCGGCCGCGCCATCGGCTGGAAAGGGAGCGGGAACGACGATGGAAGACGGAATCTGGCTGAACGAGCCGAAGGTCTGGAAGCGAGCCGAGGGCGTCCTCGAGGTGACGACGGACAAGTCGACCGACTTCTGGCGTGAGACCCACTATGGCTTCACGCGCGACTCCGGCCATTTCCTGGGTGTTCGCACGGGCGCCAGCTTCACGGCGCAGCTCCGCGTCGAGGCGGCCTATGAGCAGTTGTATGACCAGGCCGGCATCATGGTGCGCGTCGACAATCGGCGCTGGGTCAAGGCGGGCATCGAGATGTCCGATGGCCAGGCGATGCTCAGCAGCGTGCTGACGAATGGCAAGTCGGATTGGGCGACGGGGCCCTATGCACACGACTCCCGCTCGTTCTGGATGCGCGCGACGGTGGCCAAGGGGGTGCTGCGGTTGCAGGTGTCGGCCGATGGCAAGACGTGGCCGTTGGTCCGGCTCGCACCGTTCCCGGAGGCCGCGTCCTATCAGGTGGGACCGATGTGCTGTACGCCGGAGCGGGCGGGGCTGAGCGTCCGTTTCTCGGAGTTCCGCCTCACGCCTCCGCTCGGCAAGGATCTGCACGACCTGACCTGA
- a CDS encoding serine hydrolase domain-containing protein: MNVVRSICCLIALVLAWSAQASPVRAQTAEDADAAQLHQQVDALFAPWSGADTPGCAIGISRDGALDYVRGYGVSNLEYDVPITPESIFHVASISKQFTAFSILLLVHEGKLSLDDDVRKYLPELPDYGKTITIAHLLHHTSGLREQGQLLNLAGWRGDDLSTEADMLWAVTRQRKLNFEPGSEVVYVNAGYTLLGLVVKRVTGQSLRAFADERIFQPLGMRDTHFHADHSEIVKRRTSAYRPGEKGDWRVSIPNYDHYGSTSLFSTVGDLLKWQDNLIRPRVGATAVMELMLTSGRLNDGRSIGYGGGVMLRTYRGLRIIEHDGADAGYRADAMTFPDQRLSIAVLCNSASVDPQELTQRIAEVYLGDRMGPKVVPAVEVPMATLRALAGTYWSPLTDEVVRVEMKDGVLRQVGARTAFVPIGKDTFRPGESTHEWRFRRSADGKHALSIRDSWPTPRTFERFSAPMPTPAALASFAGQYRGDEVDMTYAVRLADGKLAMRWPRQKETVLEAVGGDRFVSDMLGTVTFTRTASGEVNGLMISNRRLRRLRAERLATSKAPALAEGQ; encoded by the coding sequence GTGAACGTCGTTCGGTCGATCTGTTGTCTGATTGCCCTCGTCCTGGCGTGGTCCGCGCAAGCGTCGCCGGTCCGGGCGCAGACGGCGGAGGATGCCGACGCCGCCCAGCTCCACCAGCAGGTGGATGCGCTCTTCGCGCCGTGGAGCGGCGCGGATACGCCCGGTTGTGCGATCGGCATCTCCCGCGACGGAGCGCTCGACTACGTGCGCGGCTACGGCGTGTCGAACCTGGAGTACGACGTTCCCATCACGCCGGAATCGATCTTCCACGTCGCCTCGATCTCAAAGCAGTTCACCGCCTTTTCGATCCTGCTGCTGGTGCACGAAGGCAAGCTGTCGCTGGACGACGACGTCCGCAAATATCTCCCGGAACTGCCGGACTACGGCAAGACCATCACCATCGCCCACTTGCTCCACCACACCAGCGGCCTGCGCGAACAGGGGCAGTTGCTGAACCTGGCCGGTTGGCGCGGCGACGACCTGTCCACCGAGGCCGACATGCTGTGGGCCGTGACCCGGCAGCGCAAGCTGAACTTCGAGCCAGGCAGCGAAGTCGTCTACGTCAATGCCGGCTACACGCTGTTGGGGCTCGTCGTGAAGCGGGTGACAGGACAATCGCTGCGGGCATTCGCCGACGAGCGCATCTTCCAGCCGCTGGGCATGCGCGACACGCATTTCCATGCCGACCACAGCGAAATCGTGAAGCGGCGCACCTCCGCCTATCGTCCGGGAGAAAAGGGCGACTGGCGTGTGAGCATCCCGAATTACGACCACTACGGTTCGACCAGTCTCTTCTCCACGGTCGGCGACCTGCTGAAATGGCAGGACAACCTCATCCGCCCGCGTGTCGGCGCGACAGCCGTCATGGAGTTGATGTTGACGTCGGGCAGGTTGAACGACGGCCGGTCGATCGGCTACGGCGGCGGTGTGATGCTGCGCACCTATCGCGGCTTGCGCATCATCGAGCATGACGGTGCCGACGCCGGTTATCGCGCGGATGCGATGACCTTTCCCGATCAGCGGCTGAGCATCGCGGTGCTGTGCAACAGCGCTTCAGTCGATCCGCAGGAACTCACGCAGCGGATCGCCGAAGTGTATCTGGGCGACCGCATGGGCCCCAAGGTGGTGCCCGCGGTCGAGGTGCCCATGGCGACGCTGCGGGCGTTGGCCGGCACGTACTGGAGCCCCTTGACGGACGAGGTGGTGCGCGTGGAAATGAAGGACGGCGTGCTGCGTCAGGTCGGTGCTCGGACGGCGTTTGTTCCGATCGGCAAGGACACGTTCCGTCCTGGCGAATCGACGCACGAGTGGCGGTTTCGCAGGTCGGCCGACGGCAAGCACGCGCTGAGCATCCGCGACTCGTGGCCCACGCCGCGGACCTTCGAGCGCTTCAGCGCCCCGATGCCGACCCCGGCCGCACTGGCCTCGTTCGCCGGGCAGTACCGTGGCGACGAAGTCGACATGACCTATGCGGTGCGCCTGGCGGACGGCAAGCTGGCGATGCGCTGGCCGCGGCAGAAGGAAACCGTGCTCGAAGCCGTCGGTGGCGACCGCTTCGTCAGCGACATGTTGGGGACGGTGACCTTTACGCGGACCGCATCGGGTGAGGTGAATGGCCTGATGATCAGCAACCGCCGCCTGCGCCGCCTGCGGGCCGAACGCCTCGCGACGAGCAAGGCCCCGGCGCTGGCGGAAGGGCAGTGA
- a CDS encoding glycoside hydrolase family 71/99-like protein, translated as MKYEKITGGLNRSTWGPRLLSWSWLACLVCLTLLPGRAGAVTTVMTAWSGSDGVFNTISLDGKTVYQGQNLGGGNYTGLMYFKRPAGVNFTPGATLYMEVDFKDIGGSGNFGTQYNAVGNDFQFAGFTVGNSVLGSGAYKTAVFRLDNADLHYGENGGTDLRLTQPGPLQLHIVQVRVSDQPTPLYQQLTAFLGPYTGPTYAGGTPVDATTLKGKLICGYQGWFRTPGDDDNTGWQHYIPDWGGVMSPSKIAVDYWPDMTEYTPAERHVATGFTHPDGTPATLFSANNARTVLRHFQWMEAHGIDGVAVQRFLPGASPDLPTLRVLSHARAAANLTGRTFFVEYDMTGTPESELVSTITRDWHYLVDTLKLTSDSRYLHHNGVPVVGIFGFFRDRFSPATAHAILDIFKGPGPYQAFVEGAGAWYWNIEPYPEEWKQVIYRMGAWQPWNTGNSGSNPGDVPNSSYWAADQAALAARGVMYVPQIYPGSSDFNRSGKVWDPNADNRQSGAFLWSQVARAASIGASSVFLGMFDEIDEGTQIFKVSSTPPSQAHFRDNQGLPSDAYLCFTGQATKMIRGEIPYRTTPPNCAAMTQPTIPDAVAPLNGATPTGSQVTYQWTPALALAQGGTLARYELWLDGVITSVGSSTQVTRGTSSGRHVWRVRAVNSLGNAGGWSVAQTFTVP; from the coding sequence ATGAAATACGAAAAAATTACCGGTGGACTGAATCGCAGCACCTGGGGGCCACGGCTGCTCTCGTGGTCATGGCTCGCGTGCCTCGTGTGCCTCACCCTCCTGCCCGGGCGGGCCGGGGCCGTGACCACGGTCATGACGGCCTGGTCGGGCTCGGACGGCGTCTTCAACACCATCAGCCTGGATGGGAAGACCGTCTATCAGGGCCAGAACCTCGGCGGTGGCAACTACACGGGGTTGATGTACTTCAAGCGGCCCGCGGGCGTGAACTTCACCCCCGGCGCCACGCTGTACATGGAGGTCGACTTCAAGGACATCGGGGGCTCGGGCAACTTCGGCACCCAGTACAACGCCGTGGGCAATGACTTCCAGTTCGCGGGCTTCACCGTCGGCAACAGCGTGCTGGGCTCCGGTGCCTACAAGACGGCGGTCTTCCGTCTGGACAACGCCGACCTGCACTACGGCGAGAACGGCGGCACGGACCTGCGCCTCACCCAGCCCGGCCCCCTGCAATTGCATATCGTCCAGGTGCGCGTGAGCGATCAGCCCACCCCGCTCTATCAACAACTGACGGCCTTCCTCGGGCCCTACACCGGGCCCACGTATGCCGGGGGCACGCCGGTGGATGCCACCACGCTCAAGGGCAAGCTCATCTGCGGCTACCAGGGCTGGTTCCGCACCCCGGGAGACGACGACAACACGGGCTGGCAGCACTACATCCCCGATTGGGGCGGCGTCATGAGCCCCTCGAAGATCGCCGTGGACTACTGGCCCGACATGACCGAGTACACCCCGGCCGAACGCCACGTCGCCACCGGCTTCACCCACCCCGATGGCACTCCGGCCACCCTGTTCAGCGCCAACAACGCCCGCACGGTGCTGCGGCACTTCCAGTGGATGGAGGCCCACGGCATCGACGGCGTGGCCGTGCAGCGCTTCCTCCCCGGCGCGAGCCCGGACCTGCCCACCCTGCGCGTGCTGAGCCATGCGCGCGCCGCCGCCAACCTCACCGGGCGCACCTTCTTCGTCGAGTACGACATGACCGGCACGCCCGAGTCCGAGCTCGTCTCCACCATCACCCGCGACTGGCACTACCTGGTGGACACCCTGAAGCTCACCTCGGACTCGCGCTACCTGCACCACAACGGCGTGCCCGTGGTGGGCATCTTCGGCTTCTTCCGCGACCGCTTCAGCCCCGCCACCGCCCACGCCATCCTGGACATCTTCAAGGGCCCTGGCCCCTACCAGGCCTTCGTCGAGGGCGCCGGCGCCTGGTACTGGAACATCGAGCCGTACCCCGAGGAGTGGAAACAGGTCATCTACCGCATGGGCGCCTGGCAGCCCTGGAACACCGGCAACAGCGGCAGCAATCCGGGGGACGTCCCCAACTCCTCCTACTGGGCGGCGGATCAGGCCGCGCTGGCCGCTCGCGGCGTCATGTACGTGCCGCAGATCTACCCGGGCAGCAGCGACTTCAACCGCTCGGGCAAGGTCTGGGACCCCAACGCCGACAACCGGCAATCGGGGGCCTTCCTGTGGAGCCAGGTCGCGCGCGCCGCCTCCATCGGCGCCTCCTCGGTGTTCCTCGGCATGTTCGACGAGATCGACGAGGGCACGCAGATCTTCAAGGTGTCCTCGACACCTCCCTCCCAGGCGCATTTCCGCGACAACCAGGGTCTGCCCTCGGATGCCTACCTGTGCTTCACCGGGCAGGCCACCAAGATGATCCGCGGGGAGATTCCCTATCGCACCACCCCGCCGAACTGCGCCGCCATGACCCAGCCCACCATTCCAGACGCGGTGGCTCCCTTGAACGGCGCCACCCCGACGGGCTCCCAGGTGACGTACCAGTGGACCCCCGCCCTCGCGCTCGCCCAGGGCGGCACCCTCGCGCGCTACGAGCTGTGGCTGGATGGGGTCATCACGTCCGTGGGCAGCTCGACCCAGGTGACGCGCGGCACCTCCTCCGGCCGCCACGTCTGGCGCGTGCGCGCGGTCAACTCCCTGGGCAACGCGGGCGGCTGGAGCGTGGCACAAACCTTCACCGTGCCCTGA
- a CDS encoding Kelch repeat-containing protein: MQREGSFLLSWLTVGLVWMVSGCRPEVPDAPVMAGAARLVAHLEQTPAPTEVERVSVTLSAEGLEPRTLELARVDDEWSGTVEDIPAGDARAFHAEAFGAGGAKLLVGEAQDVTIVAGQTARVDIALRPLLGPPPPLPPEVVAATSSAEQATPGGTLTLRVEARDPQGSALGFTWSASLGTLGTPVEGASASEVAWTAPRCVPAGETPSITATVRNALGLSTSRAFTFGGLPECSRLAPGSWSAIAGLSWGRESFSATLLPSGGVLVIGGVATPLAARMTEVYEPSLGVSRLTGGLREWRLWHTATVLPSGKVLVAGSGTASAELYDPATGTSTPTGSMSGPRDSHTATLLPSGQVLVVGGWNGPTLATAELYEPATGRWRSVRSSLAGHGGHTATLLPSGKVLVVGGDTTSTELYDPTTDTWSSAGSLRLSRMNHVAALLPSGKVWVTGGLRGDEPGASSEVFDPATGTWSPAGEERDAAAAVVLPSGKVLVLIEGRGAELYDPATGTWAPTGPMVRPRYRPAMTLLPSGEVLVLGGDNDEAGAELYDPATNTWRSPASKTLNRTAHTATLLPSGKVLVAGGGTPGGAVETAELYDPATNAWSVTSGMRTPRREHTATLLRSGKVLVVGGAATDEPLRSAELYDPATGTWSPAADLETGISAPLTPAAVLLPSGKVLLVAGALAALYDPETNTWAPTGGLLSDHQTPTATLLPSGKVLVVGGAPSATAELYDPTTGTWSAAASPGQERRRHTATLLPSGKVLVAGGSPVDMAQLYDPATGTWSEAGTLPLPPRSSATATLLRSGKVLLVGGDEGEGGRWSNLYDPATNTWSASEDIGSKRAYHTATLLPSGQVLVVGGYAEGWALGMLYTP; this comes from the coding sequence GTGCAACGAGAAGGTTCGTTCCTGTTGTCATGGCTGACAGTGGGGTTGGTGTGGATGGTCTCGGGTTGCCGTCCGGAGGTGCCTGACGCGCCCGTCATGGCGGGCGCGGCCCGCTTGGTGGCCCATCTCGAGCAGACTCCGGCCCCGACGGAAGTGGAGCGGGTGTCCGTCACGCTCTCGGCGGAGGGCCTGGAGCCGCGCACCCTGGAGCTGGCGCGGGTGGACGACGAGTGGAGCGGAACGGTGGAGGACATTCCCGCGGGGGACGCTCGTGCCTTCCACGCGGAGGCTTTCGGCGCGGGGGGCGCGAAGCTCCTCGTGGGCGAGGCCCAGGACGTCACGATCGTGGCGGGACAGACGGCACGGGTGGACATCGCCCTGCGGCCGCTCCTGGGTCCTCCGCCCCCCCTGCCTCCCGAGGTGGTGGCGGCCACGAGCTCCGCCGAGCAGGCGACCCCGGGGGGCACCCTCACGCTGCGCGTGGAGGCGAGGGATCCCCAGGGCAGCGCGCTCGGCTTCACGTGGTCGGCGAGCCTGGGGACGCTGGGCACGCCGGTGGAGGGCGCCTCGGCGAGCGAGGTGGCCTGGACCGCGCCCAGGTGCGTGCCCGCCGGGGAGACGCCCTCCATCACCGCCACGGTTCGCAACGCGCTGGGGCTGTCCACGTCCCGCGCCTTCACCTTCGGCGGGCTGCCGGAGTGCTCGCGGCTCGCGCCCGGCTCGTGGAGCGCCATCGCGGGGTTGAGCTGGGGCCGGGAGTCCTTCTCGGCGACGCTGCTGCCCTCGGGTGGGGTGCTGGTGATTGGCGGTGTGGCGACGCCGCTCGCCGCGCGGATGACGGAGGTGTACGAGCCGTCGCTGGGGGTCTCTCGGTTGACGGGCGGATTGCGCGAGTGGCGGCTCTGGCACACCGCCACCGTGCTGCCCTCGGGCAAGGTGCTGGTGGCGGGGAGCGGCACCGCCTCGGCCGAGCTGTACGATCCGGCGACGGGCACGAGCACCCCGACGGGCTCCATGTCCGGGCCGCGCGACTCGCACACGGCGACGCTGTTGCCCTCGGGCCAGGTGCTGGTGGTGGGGGGCTGGAATGGCCCCACTCTCGCGACGGCGGAGCTGTACGAGCCCGCGACGGGCAGGTGGAGGTCGGTGCGTTCTTCGCTCGCGGGCCACGGGGGCCATACGGCGACGCTGTTGCCCTCGGGCAAGGTGCTGGTGGTGGGGGGCGACACCACCTCGACCGAGCTGTACGATCCGACGACGGACACGTGGTCCTCCGCCGGCTCCCTGCGCCTGTCTCGGATGAACCACGTGGCGGCGCTGCTGCCCTCGGGCAAGGTGTGGGTGACGGGGGGCCTGCGGGGGGACGAGCCAGGGGCGAGCTCGGAGGTCTTCGATCCGGCGACGGGCACGTGGTCTCCGGCGGGGGAGGAGCGCGACGCCGCTGCGGCGGTGGTGCTGCCGTCGGGAAAGGTGTTGGTGCTGATCGAGGGGCGGGGGGCGGAGCTGTACGATCCGGCGACGGGGACCTGGGCCCCCACCGGCCCCATGGTTCGGCCCCGCTATCGTCCCGCGATGACGTTGCTGCCCTCGGGCGAGGTGCTGGTGCTGGGAGGCGACAACGACGAGGCCGGCGCGGAGCTGTACGATCCGGCGACGAACACCTGGCGCTCCCCGGCCTCCAAGACCCTGAACCGCACCGCGCACACGGCGACGCTGTTGCCCTCGGGCAAGGTGCTGGTCGCGGGCGGCGGTACTCCAGGGGGAGCGGTGGAGACGGCGGAGCTGTACGATCCGGCGACGAACGCCTGGTCCGTCACGAGCGGCATGCGCACGCCCCGCCGCGAGCACACGGCGACGCTGTTGCGCTCGGGCAAGGTGCTGGTGGTGGGGGGCGCGGCCACGGATGAGCCCCTGCGCTCGGCGGAGCTGTACGATCCGGCGACGGGCACGTGGTCCCCGGCGGCGGATCTGGAGACGGGAATCTCCGCGCCCCTGACCCCCGCGGCGGTGCTGTTGCCCTCGGGCAAGGTGCTGCTGGTGGCGGGGGCGCTGGCGGCGCTGTACGACCCGGAGACGAACACCTGGGCTCCGACGGGAGGACTGCTTTCGGATCACCAGACGCCCACGGCGACGCTGTTGCCGTCGGGCAAGGTGCTGGTGGTGGGCGGCGCCCCATCCGCCACGGCGGAGCTGTACGATCCGACGACGGGCACGTGGTCCGCGGCGGCGTCGCCGGGCCAGGAGCGCAGGCGGCACACGGCGACGCTGTTGCCGTCGGGCAAGGTGCTGGTGGCCGGAGGCTCTCCGGTGGACATGGCGCAGCTCTACGATCCGGCGACGGGCACGTGGTCCGAGGCGGGGACGCTGCCCCTGCCGCCCCGCTCCAGCGCCACGGCGACACTGTTGCGCTCGGGCAAGGTGCTGCTGGTGGGAGGGGATGAAGGGGAGGGCGGACGATGGAGCAACCTGTACGATCCGGCCACCAACACGTGGAGCGCCTCGGAGGACATCGGCAGCAAGCGCGCGTACCACACGGCGACGCTGCTGCCCTCGGGGCAGGTGCTGGTGGTGGGTGGCTACGCCGAGGGATGGGCCCTGGGGATGCTCTACACCCCGTGA
- a CDS encoding type VI immunity family protein → MSAPFPRVRISGPITRSSWTPEGGTVETVEHQLLVRDVFRIIFFLPHDHFDLAPGVSHALDTYLRAVEGRPEALAEYNCRWWQAFPLEERGWELIRDTLNPKERTFFEDYPAYKARSAEKDGTDPFFILHGARESGYCFDYRARLPFREAPPNFVSILRVTLPTEFLEERGPDFMREWALGMASRLPFASGHAGLALDVAPVCIECPPDLRRLMTRHPGFDLRNATIHDFMGAQVDGVHWLNFLGQPMLGELGEVAGLRARLSSPTTSVQEWGEGRAVVTLGPWPEAGDLLQGQALPAYRELARVLEPWLEPFDPGFLSCSAQADDEPALLQWWKRFL, encoded by the coding sequence ATGAGTGCGCCTTTCCCCCGAGTCAGAATCTCCGGGCCCATCACCCGGTCGTCGTGGACTCCCGAAGGGGGAACGGTCGAGACCGTCGAGCACCAGCTCCTCGTGAGAGATGTCTTTCGCATCATCTTCTTCCTTCCCCACGATCATTTCGACCTCGCGCCGGGGGTGTCCCATGCGCTCGACACTTACTTGCGCGCGGTGGAGGGCCGTCCTGAAGCGCTCGCCGAATACAATTGCCGCTGGTGGCAAGCTTTTCCGTTGGAGGAGCGTGGATGGGAACTCATTCGGGACACTTTGAATCCGAAGGAGCGCACGTTCTTCGAGGACTACCCCGCATACAAGGCCCGTTCCGCGGAGAAGGATGGGACGGATCCTTTCTTCATCCTCCACGGCGCACGCGAGAGCGGTTACTGCTTCGACTACCGTGCTCGGCTTCCCTTCCGCGAAGCGCCACCCAACTTCGTCAGCATCCTCCGCGTTACGTTGCCAACGGAGTTCCTGGAGGAGCGGGGACCCGATTTCATGCGTGAATGGGCTCTCGGCATGGCCTCTCGACTCCCCTTCGCCTCGGGCCATGCCGGACTCGCACTGGACGTCGCGCCCGTGTGTATTGAATGCCCCCCTGACTTGCGTAGGCTGATGACTCGCCATCCCGGCTTCGATCTGCGCAATGCCACCATTCATGACTTCATGGGCGCTCAGGTGGATGGGGTGCATTGGCTGAACTTTCTCGGGCAGCCAATGCTCGGCGAGCTGGGTGAGGTTGCCGGCCTTCGTGCCCGGCTTTCGTCCCCCACCACCTCCGTCCAGGAGTGGGGCGAGGGGCGCGCCGTCGTGACGCTGGGTCCGTGGCCCGAAGCGGGGGACCTGCTCCAAGGTCAGGCGCTCCCCGCGTATCGCGAGCTTGCTCGGGTGCTCGAACCCTGGCTTGAGCCGTTCGACCCGGGCTTCCTTTCCTGCTCAGCTCAGGCGGATGACGAGCCCGCGCTGCTCCAGTGGTGGAAACGCTTCCTCTGA
- a CDS encoding gamma-glutamylcyclotransferase, which produces MDSHYDQVMKARNAADSGASRLYFAYSTILDRAAFLEWRDQHSYGFFELPEGRLAEALDVDLVYDFPSRWWGGRVAGLTDEPGRSVFGRLFEIGGKDWPIIQHKEGAVTGMCVEREVRVRVEGQEVKATAFVTSPRRSSTEGPVSPRFIEALVRGAKSAGLPAEYVERLARGP; this is translated from the coding sequence ATGGACTCGCATTACGATCAGGTGATGAAGGCCCGGAACGCGGCGGACTCCGGGGCGTCGCGGCTGTACTTCGCCTACTCCACCATCCTGGACCGGGCCGCGTTCCTGGAGTGGAGGGATCAGCACAGCTACGGCTTCTTCGAATTGCCCGAGGGCAGGCTGGCCGAGGCGCTGGACGTGGACCTGGTCTACGACTTCCCGTCGCGGTGGTGGGGAGGGCGGGTGGCGGGGCTGACGGACGAGCCGGGGCGGAGCGTGTTCGGGCGGCTGTTCGAGATTGGGGGCAAGGACTGGCCCATCATCCAGCACAAGGAGGGGGCGGTGACGGGGATGTGCGTGGAGCGCGAGGTGCGCGTGCGCGTGGAGGGCCAGGAGGTGAAGGCCACGGCGTTCGTGACGTCGCCCCGGCGCTCGTCCACGGAGGGGCCGGTGAGCCCGCGCTTCATCGAGGCGCTGGTGCGTGGCGCGAAGAGCGCGGGCCTGCCCGCCGAGTACGTCGAGCGCCTGGCCCGCGGGCCCTGA
- a CDS encoding GbsR/MarR family transcriptional regulator, translating to MKGYLWTGGETGSGGPPVSGHLAPWEAVATDAVGNVIEFWGFKRNQGRVWALLYLRGEPLTAGELERELELSKGGVSMLLRDLERWGVVRRVRSPQDSAWRYAAETDLIRMVSHVVEEREASFIARIRADLLEARRLAEAQGLVPSERLARLEKMTTLAERVERALRLFIKTARLDVGGILDALREESNR from the coding sequence ATGAAGGGCTACCTGTGGACGGGTGGCGAGACGGGCAGCGGTGGGCCACCCGTCTCCGGGCACCTGGCTCCCTGGGAGGCCGTCGCCACGGACGCGGTGGGCAACGTCATCGAGTTCTGGGGCTTCAAGCGCAACCAGGGCCGGGTGTGGGCGCTGCTCTACCTGCGCGGCGAGCCCCTCACCGCGGGCGAGCTGGAGCGCGAGCTGGAGCTGTCCAAGGGCGGGGTGTCCATGCTGCTGCGCGACCTGGAGCGCTGGGGCGTGGTGCGGCGGGTGCGCTCGCCCCAGGACAGCGCCTGGCGTTACGCGGCCGAGACGGATCTCATCCGCATGGTGTCGCACGTGGTGGAGGAGCGCGAGGCGTCCTTCATCGCCCGCATCCGCGCGGATCTGCTCGAGGCGCGCCGGCTCGCCGAGGCGCAGGGCCTGGTGCCCTCCGAGCGGCTGGCGCGGCTGGAGAAGATGACCACGCTCGCCGAGCGCGTGGAGCGCGCGCTGCGCCTGTTCATCAAGACGGCCCGGCTGGACGTGGGCGGAATCCTCGACGCGCTGCGCGAGGAGTCGAACCGGTAG
- a CDS encoding polyprenyl synthetase family protein, with product MELARELADFLGSVEQRLGTMLDDGDAGPDTQGDTLMEAARHLCLGAGGKRARPLLVRLFGGVFGVPPEKLLDVAVAAEMIHSSSLLHDDVVDAGMFRRARPTVNARWGNIVAVMSGDLILSTALFRLSHLDPRLTQSALAVVMEMSRAAIAEVESRGNLELSLERLRYVAEGKTGSLFGWCGHAAATLAGQPEAAERFDAFGRRLGVAFQIADDIRDVLGTDPGKPRYADVLSGTPSLPILLAVARDGSLRGKLKDAWAFTTINPERTRALGDAIERTDAVPLAVERMNAEIAAALEALGPYAHQGMGTELVRWARQLSEGITAQAEARSRAA from the coding sequence ATGGAATTGGCGCGTGAGCTGGCGGACTTTCTGGGGAGCGTGGAGCAGCGGCTGGGCACCATGCTGGACGACGGAGACGCGGGACCGGACACCCAGGGAGACACGTTGATGGAGGCCGCGCGCCACCTGTGCCTGGGCGCTGGCGGCAAGCGGGCCCGGCCCCTGCTGGTGCGCCTCTTCGGCGGCGTGTTCGGCGTTCCCCCCGAGAAGCTGCTCGACGTGGCCGTGGCCGCGGAGATGATCCACTCCTCCAGCCTCCTGCACGACGACGTGGTGGACGCCGGCATGTTCCGCCGCGCCCGGCCCACGGTGAACGCGCGCTGGGGCAACATCGTCGCGGTGATGAGCGGTGACCTCATCCTCTCCACGGCGCTCTTCCGCCTGAGCCACCTGGATCCGCGCCTCACCCAGAGCGCGCTCGCGGTGGTGATGGAGATGTCGCGCGCGGCCATCGCCGAGGTGGAGTCGCGCGGCAACCTGGAGCTGTCCCTGGAGCGGCTGCGCTACGTGGCCGAGGGCAAGACGGGCTCGCTCTTCGGCTGGTGTGGCCATGCCGCCGCCACGCTCGCCGGCCAGCCCGAGGCCGCCGAGCGCTTCGACGCCTTCGGCCGCCGGCTCGGCGTGGCCTTCCAGATCGCCGACGACATCCGCGACGTGCTCGGCACCGACCCCGGCAAGCCCCGCTACGCGGACGTGCTCTCCGGCACGCCCTCGCTGCCCATCCTCCTGGCCGTGGCGCGCGATGGCTCCCTGCGCGGCAAGCTCAAGGACGCCTGGGCCTTCACCACCATCAACCCCGAGCGCACGCGCGCCCTCGGCGACGCCATCGAGCGCACCGACGCGGTGCCGCTGGCCGTCGAGCGGATGAACGCGGAGATCGCCGCCGCGCTGGAGGCGCTCGGGCCCTACGCGCACCAGGGCATGGGCACGGAGCTGGTGCGCTGGGCGCGCCAGCTCTCCGAGGGCATCACCGCCCAGGCCGAGGCCCGGAGCCGGGCGGCATGA